The Vicia villosa cultivar HV-30 ecotype Madison, WI linkage group LG1, Vvil1.0, whole genome shotgun sequence genome includes a region encoding these proteins:
- the LOC131593949 gene encoding uncharacterized protein LOC131593949 — protein sequence MKKFLLEQGLRPRSDFAKADGIETPATLDEFFLKAQAYIQYEEKEATHAVCNSRQEESSKNGRQDDSRRGKDKKKDDKGRDPKDYKAPAGKFREYTPLNASRERILNKCANAKFQTGKVRFSKTMPARPNMDKSKFCRFHKGHGHNTEDCIHLKDAIEILIREGHQKQYAKKQEAAKEAKSVTEEKPAGDTFAMQVAMSITRPEDFYLPDWARSATAPSPHSSWEMFPSAMVISGGGFNKLTVGSVKRKFNELLSSSSSKVAALDHAKGNPSSISFYKEELPGGAPNATIRLLIRARMAHFDVRRILVDQGSSVDIMYS from the coding sequence ATGAAGAAATTCTTGCTCGAGCAAGGCCTCCGGCCACGCTCAGACTTCGCCAAAGCCGACGGGATCGAAACACCGGCCACTCTGGACGAATTCTTCCTCAAAGCCCAGGCATATATACAATATGAGGAAAAGGAAGCTACTCATGCAGTCTGTAACTCCAGACAGGAAGAAAGCAGTAAAAATGGCCGCCAAGACGATTCCCGTCGGGGAAAGGACAAAAAGAAAGACGACAAGGGCCGAGATCCCAAGGACTACAAAGCCCCAGCCGGGAAGTTCCGAGAGTACACCCCGCTCAATGCTTCAAGGGAACGCATCTTAAACAAATGCGCAAACGCCAAATTTCAGACGGGAAAGGTCCGCTTCTCTAAGACCATGCCGGCGCGACCAAACATGGACAAATCGAAGTTCTGCCGATTCCACAAGGGCCACGGGCATAACACTGAGGACTGCATCCACCTGAAGGACGCTATAGAAATATTAATCCGAGAGGGACACCAGAAGCAATACGCGAAGAAGCAAGAGGCTGCCAAAGAAGCCAAATCGGTCACCGAGGAAAAGCCGGCGGGGGATACGTTTGCTATGCAAGTAGCCATGAGCATCACCAGGCCAGAAGACTTTTACCTCCCAGATTGGGCCAGATCGGCAACCGCCCCCTCTCCTCACAGCTCATGGGAAATGTTCCCCTCCGCCATGGTCATATCCGGCGGGGGATTCAACAAACTCACCGTCGGATCCGTAAAACGAAAATTCAACGAGCTACTCTCATCCAGTTCGAGCAAAGTCGCTGCTCTCGACCACGCCAAAGGCAATCCATCCTCTATATCTTTCTACAAAgaggaactgcccggcggagcgcCCAACGCGACTATCCGCCTCCTCATCCGGGCTCGGATGGCCCACTTTGACGTACGACGCATACTAGTCGATCAAGGGAGTTCggtggacatcatgtactcctAA